A window of Adhaeribacter arboris genomic DNA:
ACAACATTACCTATAAAGATATTGCCGATATGTGGATTCACGAGAGCTTCACCGCTTACTCCGAGAACTTGTTTCTGGATTATCATTTCGGCAAAAAGGCCAGCAGCGAATACGTAATTGGTACCCGCAAAAATATTAAAAACGACCGGCCTATTGTCGGCGTTTACGAGGTGAATTACAGCGGCTCCGGCGATATGTATTACAAAGGCGCTAACATGCTGCATACCTTACGCCAGGTGGTAAATAACGACGAAAAATGGCGTACCATCCTGCGCGGTCTTAACAAAGAATTTTATCACCAAACGGTTACCGCCGCCCAAATAGAAAATTATCTGAGTCAGCAAATTGGCCGGGATTTATCGTCTTTCTTTGGACAATATTTACGCGATGTGCGCATTCCGCAGCTCGAATACCAACTCCGGAACAATAAGCTGGCGTATCGCTGGACCAATTGCGTAGCTAATTTTAAGCTACCAGTAAAAGTTTACCTGAACAACCAGGAAAAATGGCTGGAACCAAATACCGCTTGGCAGGAATTACCCAACGTGCCGGCGAACACCACTGTACAAGTAGATACTAATTTTTACGTAACTGCTGCCCAAAGTAGCGGCAGCTAATTTACAAATCACGCTATTAAAATACATTCTAATTCTTATGATTCAAGTAAACGAATATTTCGACGGAGCTGTAAAATCGTTAGCCTATCACACGCCGATGGGTAAATCTTCGGTAGGCGTTATAAACCCCGGAACTTATGCATTCGGTACCGCACAACCTGAAATTATGACTATTATTGAAGGTAGTTTAGAAGTTTTGTTATCCGGAGCGGATAACTGGCAAACGTATACTTCCGGGCAATTTTTTGAAGTACCCGGCAACTCGTCGTTTCAGGTGAAAACAGAAGAACAAGCCGCTTATTTGTGTCAGTACCGGTAAATAGTAAGGTTATCAGGTATTGTTGCGTTTTTAGTTGTCCACTACTAAAAATGGTATGAATAGTCAGCTTAAATCCATTACTAAACTTTGGTTTAAATAATTTTCCCCTCTTCTATCGGCCATAGTTTTTTTCTTGCGTAAAAGGAAAAACTTAAATTTATTTCACGTAACCAATGGAATTATCAGGGAATACGGTATTAATTACCGGTGGCGCATCGGGTATTGGCCTGGCTTTGGCCGGACGTTTTTTGGAGGCAGGCAGCACCGTTATTGTTTGCGGGCGCCGCGAAGATAAGCTGCAGGAAGCCCAACAAAAGCATCCGGAACTACATACCCGCGTGTGCGACGTAGCGAAAGAAGCCGACCGGCAAGATTTATTTAACTGGGTTACCCAGTCTTTTCCGGAGGTGAATGTACTGTTAAATAATGCTGGTATCCAGAACCGGCAACCACTAGTAGGAAACTCCCAACCCTGGTCTTTTCACCAGGCCGAGATTGTTATTAATTTGGAAGCGCCGCTTCATTTAACGCTGTTATTTATTCCGCATCTGCAGCAAAAAGCTAAAAGTTATATTATAAACGTAACCTCCGGCTTAGCGTTTGCGCCTTTAGCCCAGGCGGCTATTTACAGTGCTACTAAAGCTGCTTTGCATTCCTTCACCTTATCGTTACGCCGGCAGCTACGCGATACTACCGTTAAAGTGCTGGAAATTGTACCGCCCGCTGTGCAAACGGATTTAGGCGGAGCCGGTTTGCATACTTTTGGCGCACCGTTAAACGATTTTGCCGATGGCATTATGGCTGGCTTAGCCCGGGGCGAAGAAGAAGTAGGATATGGCACCTCCGAAATTAACCGTAAAGCTTCCCGCGAACAGTTAAACGAAATTTTCAACCGCATGAATGGATAATCTATCCGCAGAAATAGAGTGCTGGTTAAGCAAAATGTGAAATAATGTACCTTGTTTAACTTCTGAAAAAGGTTTCTGTGCGGTGTCTGGCTTGTACTTCTCTTAAATTTAACTTTAATTTTACCTAAATAAGCCCAATCGTTTGTTATTTAGCGGGTATACCAGTAGTAAAAAGTATTAATGAAAAAAGTAATCAGTTTATTCCTTTTATTTCCTTTTCTTATCAGCCAGGTGTTTGCTTACGGCCAAACGGGGCACCGGGTGGTAGGTTTAATAGCCGAGCAGCATTTAAATAAAAAAGCTCGCAAGAAAGTGCGGCAGCTACTAGGCAACAACTCTCTGGCCGAAGTAGCCAATTACATGGACGATGTAAAATCGGACCCGGCTTACAATTATACCCACGACTGGCATTGGGTTACCATTCCGGACGGTATGAAGTACGAGCAAACGCAGAAAAATCCCAACGGCGACCTGATCATGAAAATGGAAGAATTGGTGCAAACTTTAAAAGCGCACAATTTATCGCCGGCTCAGGAACAAGAAAATTTAAAATTCTTAATTCATTTAGTGGGCGATTTGCACCAACCACTGCACGTTGGCGGTCAGGACGATTCGGGTGGCAATACTGTAAAGCTACAATGGTTTGGTCAGCCTTCTAATTTGCACCGGGTTTGGGACAGCGATATAATTGAGGGAAAAGAATTAAGTTATACCGAGTTAGCTTCTTTTTTAGATAAGCCGGATATAGCGCAGATAAAAAACTGGCAAAGCACCAGCGTTAGAGATTGGGCCTATGGCATGATGCCATTGCGGTCCCAGGTATACGCTATTCCTGCCGACGGCAAATTAGGTTACCGGTACTCGTACGATAATTTTGGTACTATTCAGAAACTACTCATGCAAGGGGGAATTAGGCTAGCTGGTTTGTTAAATCAAATATATGGGTAGTTAAATTACTTATTGCTAAAAACAAAATAGCACCTGTTAGATAAATTTAAACAGGTGCTATTTTGTTTTAACAACTATTGTTTTGCGTTAAAATTTATCTTTCAATCGCTCTTCCAATTGAGCTAGCAGATGCAAAAAATGTTCAGATTTCTTTTCGATAACTTTCAGGCCATCGTAAGCCTGGTCGATTTTGCCAAATTTATAGAGCTGAAATAAATTACTAGCCGTGGAACTTAGGTCTTGGTGTACGCGTGCGAGTTCGGTCATTTCTACCTCCTGCCGATACTTAATCATCCCGACGCTACTAAACCAGGTGCTTACCGGTCCGGCAGGCGAAAAAAAAGCCTCATCGAACGAACCACCAAATAGTACCGAGCGGACTTTTGATTTGTATAAAATATGCTTAATCCGAAGTTGCTGAAAGTCTACTTGTGCGGCATTCATGCGTACCTGCTATTCATTTTAATTTGAGCTGTCATTCTTCTTATTTAGCTGCTTCGTTAACGGAACGACCTGACTCCTGCAGTTGCTTTCTTAATTTAATTACTTCGTTTACTTCAAACCCAAAAACCAAAATTCCTGATACTTTTTCGGTTTCATCCAGTATAGGCTGATACAAGAAATTTACGTAAACGTCGTCTAATTTACCTATATCGTGCTGGTCTAGCTTTACCAAAATTTCTTTTGCTTCGTACGATTTGCCCGTTTGATAAACGGAATCTAATAACTGAACAAAGCCTTGCTCTACTACTTCGGGTAAAGCTTCGGCTACAGGTTTGTGTAACAACTCCCGGTTAGGAAAAAGTTTCTGGTAATGCGCATTTACCAGTTCGAAACGGTGTTCGGGACCTTCTAAGATGCAAAAGAAAGCGGGCGCTTCCATAATAAAGCGTTCCAGAATTTTCCGTTCCGCTTCGGCCTTCTGGTAAGCTATCTGCACCTGATCGGCTAGAAGCGCCATTTGCTCGTTAGTCGTTACTAGTTCCTGTACCAGCAACCGGGTATCATGAATATCAGTGGAAGAGCCCAGCCACATAGTTATATTGCCGTCTTCGCCCCGCATGGGCAAAATACGGCACAAATGCCAGCGGTAATTACCTTCTTTATCGCGTTTGCGCAACTCCACCTGCATTTCGGTTTTAGTAGCAAAAGCTTCTGTACCGCGCTTTTCCACTTCGGGTAAATCTTCGGGATGAATAATTTGCTGCCAGCCCGTAGCCAGTAATTTGTCTATAGAAATGTTACTATAAACCGACCAACGTTGGTTCAGATACGTCAATTTTCCTTCCGGATCAGTAGTAAAAACCAGCTGCGGCATAGCATCGGCCATAAACCGGAACTTGTTTTCGCTCTCGCGTTGGGCTTGCTTCGCCAGTTCCCGGGCGGTAACATCCATTGTTTTTTGAATAACGTATTTTACCTCCCCTGCTTCATCCAGTACCGGCGTATGCGAAGCTTCCCAATACCGTACTTCGAAGCCGCCACCTTCGGTTTCTGGTTTCGGTAAATCATAGCGTAATACGTCCAGGTAATCTACTTGTTTGGTGGCTATTGCTTTAACTAAAGATATACGCACCGGATTTTGTTCGTAAGAAATTGCCGGGTCCGGAAATGCTTCCAGTATAAAAGATAGCCCCACAATTTCTTCCCGTTTCCGCATCGTAACCTGTAGGTAAGCATTGGTGCAGGTAATTATTTTAAAATCAGGCTCCGGCGCTACTACCACAATGGCATCCGGAAGGTGAATAAATAATTCAGAAAAGTCCATAAAAATGAGAAATACCGCTTATAACGGTTAAAAATACCATGGGTTTAAAAGTTAACTAAATTATTAGGCGGAATATTAAATAAATATTTGCTTTTAAATAGCAAGTAAGCTTCTTAATTAAAAGATGGGCAAAGTACCTGTTTTGGCCGGCATAAAGATAATAAAAAAAGCGCAGGCGCTGCTTTTCTTCAGAACCGGCGCTTTCCAGCAATTAATTTTTTAGCGAACTATTTACCTAACAGTTTAATACCTAAACTAACAATTATTTGTTGGTTTTTTAAATCGAAGGAAGCGTTTTGGTTGGTATAATCTCGTTTCACGTTTTCGTACCGAACATCAAAAGTAAGATTACTAATATCGAATCCCGCTCCCACCTGAAAACCCCAATCTGTTTTATTTAGGTAATCTTTCACACGTTGGTCGCCAATTTTACTGCCTACTAGCACCGAAGCTACCGGCCCGGCCTGCACCCGGGCAATTTTTAAAAAATTAACTCCTACTAGTAAAGGCACATCTAAACGGGTAAAGCGGGCTTTTACCTCGTCTATCGTATTATTCTGAACATCGGTTTGCTGGAGTTTGCCCCCGGAAGTAGCAAAGTAAGCTTCTGGCTGCAGAAAAATATTAGATACCTTAATTCGGGTAAAAGCGCCCAAATGATAGCCGGTAATATTATCCGAATCTTTTAACTGATTAATTGTATTTTTTGCATTTTTTACATCTATCCCGGAGGAACTTAATCCACCTTTTATACCAACAGTAAATTGAGCATGGGCAGCGAATTCTGCACTAACAAGTAATACTAAAAGCAATACTAACTTTTTCATAGAAAATCAAATTAGGGAGTAATACATATAAAAAGTCTAATAAATAAGCGAAATAGTTAAATTAACCTATAAATACTAACGCAAAATGCAAGCCATATTATGCTGTAGCTATTGGTCTTTTTAATAAGCCAACTGATTGATGTGCTATACCTTTCTGGTTGAAATACTTACTTATTCAATCCTTGTAAATAAAAAATTAAATGGTAAACGTATTTGTTGTCTGAAAAAAAATGCTGGAAATCGGCACCCTGGTTAGTTCTTTTCTGCCACTTTCAATTGCCTTAACTGGATGCAGGATACATAGCTTTTACACACACACGAAAAATTATTTTTTGCATTTAGGTGCTAACAGCAAAAACGACGGAGTAATCTGAGATGGAAAATAAGAAAGGGTTTTACAGTACCGGTTGATAACTACGCCCTTCTATTCAGGCAAAGAATTGAGAGTCTGAATTTTTAGCTTTAAACCGATTGAATTTGTTTTAACCTTTGACGCGCCATTATTCGTAAAACCCTAAAAACGGCATTATGAAAGAAACCAGTGACGTATACCAACCCGTAGACACATCCTTTCGGGAAGAGTTATTGACTTACGCCAAAAAACGGAAATACGTGAGCATACAATACTTAACCGATATTCGTGAATACATGTCTGCCCGGGCTATAATTAAAGAAATTCGGGCCGATGAAGGGGCGGAACTCCTGCTTTTAAATACCGGCGAAGAAATCCGCCTCGACCGGATTATACGCGTAGAAGGCAAACCGGCCCCCGGCTTTGAGGATTATTTTGCCTGCGCTTGCTAAATACAAAAGCATTCTTAGTGCGTAGATTAATGAAAATTTTACGCATGAAAAAAATAAAATTAGCTAGTTGGTTAACGCTGATAGTGGTATGTTTAGCCTGTAACAACAAAGATTCCTTTATGTACCAGGAACCAGCTTCCCCAACTATAGCGGCAAAATATACTTATTTAGCGCTCGGCGACTCTTATACCATTGGCGAAAGTGTTGCTACGGAAAACCGCTGGACTTATTATTTAGTTGCTTACTTGCGGCAGTCTGGTATAGCCATAAATTATCCAGTAACAATAGCCCGTACCGGTTGGACAACGGCAGAGTTACAAGAAGGCATTCGCGCGAATAATATTACTACTACTTATGATTTAGTAACCTTACTGATTGGGGTAAATAATCAATATCGGGGTCAGAGCCTGGAAACGTACCGGACGGAGTTCCGGGAATTAATAAGTACTTCCGTAAAATTTGCGGCCAATCAGCCTACCCACGTTTTGGTTCTTTCTATTCCGGATTGGGGAGTTACGCCTTTTGCCGAAGGCCGGGACCGAGCTAAAATAACCCAGGAAATTATAGCTTTTAATTTAGTAGCAAAAGAAGAATGCCAGCAGGCTGGTGTTGGATTTGTAGATATTACCCCGGCCTCCTATAAAGCTATCCAAGACGAATCTTACGTAGCTACGGACAAGCTGCATTTTTCCGGCAAAATGTACAACGAATGGGCTGCTTTAGCTTTACCTGCCGCCAGAGCTGTTTTTGGCAAGTAGTTATAGTCCATAGTCCATGGTCGATAGTCCACGGTACATAGATTGTTGAATTGCTAGATGGTTGAATTGTTCTTAGTTCAAAGACTTTATAGTCCCTAGTCGATGGTCCATAGTTTTAACATGGAATGGTGAAAAATTGGCTGGTTTAGGAAAACGTATGATGTAAAACTAAAATAACTTGCAACCTGCAACTTAACTTTTCAACCTTCCAACTTTCTAAGCCTCCAACTTGCAACTTATAACTGGCCATTTTAAAACAAAACCGAAACCTGCATGCGGCCCGAGTGAAAAGCGCGTAAACTGCTGGGCTTACGGCCATCGTAATTAAATGACAAGTTTAGGCCGTTACTGAGGCGTTGTTGCAGGTTCAGATTCCAAGTAAAATTATTGCCGGGCCGCAGCGCATTTAACATTTCGTAACCCACCGGGCTATTTACTTCACCTTTAAAAAATACGTGCGTGTAGTGCAACTGCCCCGAGAAAGTACGTTTATTTACCTGGCTTAAGCGGCTTTCTACTCCTAAATCGTTAAAAACAGCTTTCTCCGAATCTTCTACCCGGTAAATATTTTTTTTGGCGGCGTATTGATAGGTGCTGGTAAATCTAAGTTTATTATTGGGCTGAAAAGCAAACTCCGGTAGGGCTTCGTAGGATTGAATCTGGTAATTACGGGTATTTAAATAATTAGAATTATTGCCGCGCTCGGTACGATTTATTTGCAACTTAGAAGTAAAATATTCATTTAAGTTATACCGGCCGCTGATGGAATGAACGAGCAAGTTTCGGGTGTCGGTACCATTCGTTAGTAATATTTTTTGCTGATTTTGCTGCAAAGTAAATTCCAGGCCAAATTTTGAATTACTGCGGTTATAAAAAATAGTATTCCGGAAGGAATTAAGCATGGAAAGCAGCAAGCTATCTTCGATATTCTGGCTGAACGGATTAAAACGGGTAATCAAATTTGGATCGGTTGTTTTCCGGTCCATGGTTAAAGTAGTTAAGGCAGTAAGACGAGAAGCAAATTTTTGGATGGCCGAAGGTGCTTCTTGCCAAGCTCGCGGCAAACTCGAATTTAAGCGGTAGTTCAACCGGTTGGTATAAGCAATAATATATTGATCGGTCGGTAAAAAAACTTTTATGTACGTGCGGTACTGGGCATCCGGCGTTTGGGCTTCGTAGTAATCGTTTAAATCGCGCGGATTGCCGCCGGGCATTAAATAATGAGTACCCTGCCCAGGTACCGTTTGGATAAACTCATATTCGCGTTTTACTTCCCGACCAGTTGCTACGGTATAGCTTAACTCCGAACGCAGGTGCCGCTGCAATAAATCGCCATTCCAATTAATACTGGATAAAACAGTGGCTTTATTTAAACTATCTACGCTGTTTACTTCTCGGTAAGTAAGCTGGGCTTGAATGTCCTGGGTGCCTCCTACCCGGGTTTGCAGATAACCATTGTAGGTTTGAGCGGTTTCGGGCTGGCTTAACTCGCCTTGCCGAGGCCGGCGATCCTGCCGGTAACCATAACTTAAACCGTAGCGGGTGGTGGCACTATCTTTACTGCGTACAAAAAATAGGTGCTCATCAAAGTAAATAGCCGAACTAGCCAGCGAATCCGGATTTAAAACGGAATCTTCCCGGTTTTTATCAAAACGATAGGTATAACCCGGTACAATTTTTTTGGTGGGATAAGTTATTTCCGCTAAGCCACGTACCCAGGCCGATTTAATTTTATTTAACCGGGTACTACTCAGAGTAAAAAGATTGCCTTTTAAGGATAAGCCTTTAAACGTTTGCACCACATCTACATAATGCTGTACCCCATCTACTTCGTGGGGGCGGTAACGGCGGCTGATACGGTAATTAATAGCGTGGGTATTATCTTTTACTACTCCCACCGAAAAGTTTACAATATTATCGCTCTGGCGGGATTCGGCCGTAACTCCGTTGCTCCAGTCGCGGTCAAATTCAATGTCGCGGTAACGATCAATGGGAACAAAGTTGCGGTCGGTAAATTCGTAATTAAACGTACTTTGTAATTTATATTTCCCTAAAATGGGCAAGGATTTTTCCCGAACCGTGTAGCCAACCTTAATAGCTTTACCATTATCATCCTGAGAGCCTTTTTCCGAAAAGCGATTTACGTCGTATTTTGAGGCGGCTGCTTCTAAGTAAATACTGGTTTCTTTATTTGCCTGGTAGGCTGCCCCCACTGTAGCCATTTGCTTTCGGATAGGGGTAGGTAAAATTCGTACCGGTAAATACCTACCTTGGGGTCGCCCGTCCACGGGAGCTACCCATTTAAAGGACCGGCCGTTTACCGAAGTAGTTATGGGTACGTAATCGCCCTTTCCCTGACCCACATCGGTAAAGCGCAGCGAATAATAAGCTGATAAAGTAGAATCTTCGGTGTACACGTAAATCTGCTTGGCCAGGCCATTCACCAGGGCCGTAGAGTCTTTGTATAAGACTTGCTGCGGATCGTAAGGAATTATTTCTACGCCCGGAGTATACGCCAATTGCAAGCTATCGCCTATCTCGCGCAATAATTGTTTGTCGCTCGGCTTTAAATCCAGGTTCAGTAAATTATTGGGGTTGTCCGATTCGTTGTAAATATTGGCGTGGATACTTACTTTTTTAAATTCCTGGTAATGACTGGCTTGGTAAATGGCGCGGTTGTAGTTCCGGTCGGAGTATTCAAAATCAACGCGGATGCGGGAAGTGCGAATAATAACGTTACGGGTGGTAAACGTGATTTCGGCCTGGTTATAATCGATCACGTAATCGTAGTTGAAGCCCCGGGTAAGGAGTTTCCCATCCAAGTAAACTCTTTCCGAATTTGCCAGCACAATAATGTATTTTTCCGATGCCGGTCCCGTTAACCGGTAAGGACCTTGCACATTTTCGATGGGCCTGATTTGAATAGAAGAAAATTTACCTTTTGCCACCGAGGCTACCGCCGAAGTACTGGCTTTTTGGTTTGGTTTAGGAGAATAATTTACTTCAAAAGCCGCGCCCTGTACGTTTTTATAATACCGTAAAAAGTAATCGGGTTTGTTGCGCAATACAATATCGCCAGCTGTTACATTCCAGAGCCGATGTTGCAGGGTAATAAAAATACGGTCAAATTCCTGCAGTTGCTGCGTGTTGCCCTGGGGCTGAAAAGGTACATTTTGGTCAGAGATAGAAGCCGTTATGCCAATCTCTTCGGATAATTTTCCTTCTAACTGTAAATTTAGAGCCGAGTTAACAAATACATTCTGAGTATTTCCGAAAGAAATGCCGCGGGTAATAGCTCCGTTTTTACTTAAACCCGGCGTGCGGAATAATTCTTCTTTTTTAATGGCAATTTCTTCGGTGTAGATTTTGGTACCCGGTAAGTAAACCGAATCAGTAGCGGTTATTTTCCGGCGGTACCGGGCCATGGCCAGGTTAAACGGCAACACCCGGTAACACACCAATACCGAGTCGCGGGTGGTATTTTTTCTGGCCGCAATTCCACCTAAACTATCTAACCGGATAGCAGGCACCGGCGGGCGGATTACCTGAAATTGATTTAGCGAGGGATTGTATAAAAACTTGAGCGTATCGGATGCAGGGCCTTGCAGCGTAATAGAACCGGGCAAAATAGTAA
This region includes:
- the ppnP gene encoding pyrimidine/purine nucleoside phosphorylase, with translation MIQVNEYFDGAVKSLAYHTPMGKSSVGVINPGTYAFGTAQPEIMTIIEGSLEVLLSGADNWQTYTSGQFFEVPGNSSFQVKTEEQAAYLCQYR
- a CDS encoding SDR family oxidoreductase, with the translated sequence MELSGNTVLITGGASGIGLALAGRFLEAGSTVIVCGRREDKLQEAQQKHPELHTRVCDVAKEADRQDLFNWVTQSFPEVNVLLNNAGIQNRQPLVGNSQPWSFHQAEIVINLEAPLHLTLLFIPHLQQKAKSYIINVTSGLAFAPLAQAAIYSATKAALHSFTLSLRRQLRDTTVKVLEIVPPAVQTDLGGAGLHTFGAPLNDFADGIMAGLARGEEEVGYGTSEINRKASREQLNEIFNRMNG
- a CDS encoding S1/P1 nuclease, translating into MKKVISLFLLFPFLISQVFAYGQTGHRVVGLIAEQHLNKKARKKVRQLLGNNSLAEVANYMDDVKSDPAYNYTHDWHWVTIPDGMKYEQTQKNPNGDLIMKMEELVQTLKAHNLSPAQEQENLKFLIHLVGDLHQPLHVGGQDDSGGNTVKLQWFGQPSNLHRVWDSDIIEGKELSYTELASFLDKPDIAQIKNWQSTSVRDWAYGMMPLRSQVYAIPADGKLGYRYSYDNFGTIQKLLMQGGIRLAGLLNQIYG
- a CDS encoding histidine kinase, which encodes MNAAQVDFQQLRIKHILYKSKVRSVLFGGSFDEAFFSPAGPVSTWFSSVGMIKYRQEVEMTELARVHQDLSSTASNLFQLYKFGKIDQAYDGLKVIEKKSEHFLHLLAQLEERLKDKF
- a CDS encoding PAS domain-containing protein codes for the protein MDFSELFIHLPDAIVVVAPEPDFKIITCTNAYLQVTMRKREEIVGLSFILEAFPDPAISYEQNPVRISLVKAIATKQVDYLDVLRYDLPKPETEGGGFEVRYWEASHTPVLDEAGEVKYVIQKTMDVTARELAKQAQRESENKFRFMADAMPQLVFTTDPEGKLTYLNQRWSVYSNISIDKLLATGWQQIIHPEDLPEVEKRGTEAFATKTEMQVELRKRDKEGNYRWHLCRILPMRGEDGNITMWLGSSTDIHDTRLLVQELVTTNEQMALLADQVQIAYQKAEAERKILERFIMEAPAFFCILEGPEHRFELVNAHYQKLFPNRELLHKPVAEALPEVVEQGFVQLLDSVYQTGKSYEAKEILVKLDQHDIGKLDDVYVNFLYQPILDETEKVSGILVFGFEVNEVIKLRKQLQESGRSVNEAAK
- a CDS encoding porin family protein, translated to MKKLVLLLVLLVSAEFAAHAQFTVGIKGGLSSSGIDVKNAKNTINQLKDSDNITGYHLGAFTRIKVSNIFLQPEAYFATSGGKLQQTDVQNNTIDEVKARFTRLDVPLLVGVNFLKIARVQAGPVASVLVGSKIGDQRVKDYLNKTDWGFQVGAGFDISNLTFDVRYENVKRDYTNQNASFDLKNQQIIVSLGIKLLGK
- a CDS encoding SGNH/GDSL hydrolase family protein codes for the protein MKKIKLASWLTLIVVCLACNNKDSFMYQEPASPTIAAKYTYLALGDSYTIGESVATENRWTYYLVAYLRQSGIAINYPVTIARTGWTTAELQEGIRANNITTTYDLVTLLIGVNNQYRGQSLETYRTEFRELISTSVKFAANQPTHVLVLSIPDWGVTPFAEGRDRAKITQEIIAFNLVAKEECQQAGVGFVDITPASYKAIQDESYVATDKLHFSGKMYNEWAALALPAARAVFGK